A section of the Tachysurus fulvidraco isolate hzauxx_2018 chromosome 7, HZAU_PFXX_2.0, whole genome shotgun sequence genome encodes:
- the prss12 gene encoding neurotrypsin isoform X2 yields the protein MEASARCSSSACLPLFFLLLLCVAPTSSFLNPFSECTQSRGRGASYRGSVDVTESGARCMNWSEVSGVTARYPGKGLGEHNFCRNPDARIRPWCFFLNARGRVDWGYCDCKQGSVRLQGGRSKLDGTVEVYMNGVWGTICSNDWDDRDAHVVCRQLGLGFKARARVSSLSRLPLAVVHWRTIRCSGGEVDLLQCPRSVWNGGECANQQAAAVTCTPVEVSFVPVRLSGGATAYEGRVEVYHAGQWGTVCDDQWDNNDAEVVCRQLSLGGTAKAWVGAYFGAGVGRVLLDEVSCTGNELSIEQCPKTAWGEHNCDHSEDAGVSCTPLTDGSVRLVGGAGGFEGRLEVHYHGRWGTVCDDGWTNTNTQVVCRQLGYRSGQSANPERFGVPLGPILLDDVSCTGKEPTLTHCARKEWLRHDCKHTEDVAVVCSSQRVGHGVPTSVPVRLVGGENESEGRVEILLAGQWGTICDDGWTDEDAEVVCRQLGYSGEAKARVMAYFGEGRGPIHVDSMKCTGAERSLADCIKQPIGSHNCRHSEDAGVICNYGQRDNSTRIKDVASSVCGLRPTHTRRKRIIGGQNSLRGGWPWQVAVRLRGSQSDGRLVCGATLISSCWVLTSAHCFKRYGNGTSTYKVRVGDYHTLVPEEHEDEYAVDKIVLHPRYHPQGNDYDLALVRLMRHGGHRGHSGECVRQSYAVLPVCLPGWRERAPKDLTKCYITGWGDTGRAYSKTLQQASITVLSKRHCERHYGNQLTSRMLCAGSALSGRHVDSCRGDSGGPLVCERGASWIVYGVTSWGHACRLQDSPGVYTKVSAFLPWITKVTNQ from the exons ATGGAGGCGAGCGCGCGCTGCTCTTCCTCCGCGTGCCTGCcgctcttctttcttcttttgctCTGTGTCGCACCGACGTCCTCTTTCCTGAACCCGTTCAGCGAGTGCACGCAGAGCCGCGGGAGAGGCGCGTCATACCGCGGCTCGGTGGACGTCACGGAGTCGGGCGCGCGGTGCATGAACTGGAGCGAGGTGAGCGGCGTGACCGCGCGCTATCCAGGCAAAGGACTCGGCGAGCACAACTTCTGCAGGAACCCGGATGCCAGAATCCGGCCCTGGTGCTTCTTCCTCAACGCGCGTGGACGCGTCGACTGGGGTTACTGCGATTGTAAACAAG gctctGTGCGCCTGCAGGGTGGCAGGTCTAAGCTGGATGGGACAGTAGAGGTGTACATGAATGGTGTGTGGGGGACGATCTGTAGTAACGACTGGGACGACAGAGACGCTCATGTAGTGTGTCGACAGCTTGGGCTAGG GTTTAAAGCGCGAGCACGTGTGAGCTCCCTGTCTAGGCTGCCTCTGGCTGTAGTACACTGGAGGACAATCAGGTGCAGTGGGGGGGAAGTTGACTTACTGCAATGCCCTCGATCAGTTTGGAACGGAGGAGAGTGTGCTAACCAACAGGCTGCTGCTGTCACCTGCACTCCAGTAgagg tgtcaTTTGTGCCAGTGCGTCTTTCTGGAGGAGCGACTGCATACGAAGGCCGAGTAGAAGTGTATCATGCAGGGCAGTGGGGCACAGTGTGTGATGACCAGTGGGACAATAATGATGCTGAGGTTGTGTGCAGACAGCTGAGCCTggg tggcaCAGCTAAAGCCTGGGTCGGGGCGTATTTTGGTGCCGGCGTGGGCCGTGTGCTGCTGGATGAAGTAAGCTGTACAGGAAATGAGCTCTCTATAGAGCAGTGCCCGAAGACAGCGTGGGGAGAACACAACTGTGATCACAGTGAGGACGCCGGAGTGTCCTGCACGCCGCTTACAG ATGGATCGGTGCGCCTAGTGGGCGGAGCAGGAGGATTTGAGGGAAGGCTGGAGGTTCATTATCATGGCCgctggggaacagtgtgtgatgatggctggacaaacactaacacacaggtTGTCTGCAGACAGCTGGGATACAG GTCAGGGCAGAGTGCGAACCCGGAGCGCTTCGGCGTGCCGTTAGGGCCGATTTTACTGGACGACGTGAGCTGCACGGGGAAAGAGCCGACCCTCACGCACTGCGCCAGGAAGGAGTGGCTTCGACACGactgcaaacacacagaggACGTGGCTGTAGTCTGCAGCAGCCAACGTGTCGGGCATGGAGTGCCTACTa GTGTACCAGTTCGACTGGTGGGCGGTGAGAACGAGAGTGAAGGTCGGGTCGAAATTCTCTTGGCCGGCCAATGGGGGACGATCTGCGATGACGGATGGACGGACGAGGAcgcagaggtggtgtgtagacagCTGGGATACAG CGGTGAAGCCAAAGCCCGTGTCATGGCGTATTTTGGAGAAGGACGCGGCCCTATTCATGTCGACAGCATGAAGTGCACGGGGGCCGAGCGCTCCTTGGCCGACTGCATCAAGCAGCCAATAGGAAGCCACAACTGTCGCCATAGCGAAGACGCCGGAGTCATTTGTAACTACGGGCAACGGGACAACAGCACCCGGATCAAAG atgTTGCAAGTTCTGTGTGTGGTCTGAGgcccacacacactcggagGAAGAGGATCATCGGTGGACAGAACTCACTACG GGGCGGCTGGCCGTGGCAGGTTGCAGTGCGACTGCGTGGCTCTCAGTCAGACGGGCGACTTGTGTGTGGTGCCACTCTGATCAGTAGCTGTTGGGTGCTGACATCAGCACACTGTTTTAAGAg GTACGGTAATGGCACAAGCACCTACAAAGTACGAGTCGGCGATTATCACACCCTAGTTCCCGAGGAACACGAGGACGAATACGCCGTGGACAAAATCGTCCTTCATCCTCGCTATCATCCACAGGGCAACGACTACGACCTCGCTCTGGTGCGCCTGATGCGGCACGGAGGTCACCGAGGTCACAGCGGAGAGTGCGTGCGCCAGAGTTACGCTGTACTTCCTGTGTGCTTGCCAGGATGGAGGGAAAGAGCTCCGAAGGACTTGACTAAGTGCTACATTACTGGCTGGGGAGACACGG GCCGTGCGTATTCCAAAACCCTGCAGCAGGCATCCATCACGGTCCTAAGTAAGCGTCATTGCGAGCGTCACTACGGCAACCAGCTAACCAGCCGCATGCTCTGTGCTGGCTCGGCCCTCAGTGGTCGGCACGTGGACAGTTGCCGTGGTGACAGCGGTGGCCCGTTGGTGTGCGAGAGAGGTGCTAGCTGGATTGTGTATGGGGTCACATCCTGGGGTCATGCGTGCCGACTACAAGACTCTCCGGGGGTGTACACCAAAGTGTCCGCCTTCTTGCCTTGGATCACGAAGGTCACTAACCAATAG
- the prss12 gene encoding neurotrypsin isoform X1 codes for MEASARCSSSACLPLFFLLLLCVAPTSSFLNPFSECTQSRGRGASYRGSVDVTESGARCMNWSEVSGVTARYPGKGLGEHNFCRNPDARIRPWCFFLNARGRVDWGYCDCKQGSVRLQGGRSKLDGTVEVYMNGVWGTICSNDWDDRDAHVVCRQLGLGFKARARVSSLSRLPLAVVHWRTIRCSGGEVDLLQCPRSVWNGGECANQQAAAVTCTPVEAVSFVPVRLSGGATAYEGRVEVYHAGQWGTVCDDQWDNNDAEVVCRQLSLGGTAKAWVGAYFGAGVGRVLLDEVSCTGNELSIEQCPKTAWGEHNCDHSEDAGVSCTPLTDGSVRLVGGAGGFEGRLEVHYHGRWGTVCDDGWTNTNTQVVCRQLGYRSGQSANPERFGVPLGPILLDDVSCTGKEPTLTHCARKEWLRHDCKHTEDVAVVCSSQRVGHGVPTSVPVRLVGGENESEGRVEILLAGQWGTICDDGWTDEDAEVVCRQLGYSGEAKARVMAYFGEGRGPIHVDSMKCTGAERSLADCIKQPIGSHNCRHSEDAGVICNYGQRDNSTRIKDVASSVCGLRPTHTRRKRIIGGQNSLRGGWPWQVAVRLRGSQSDGRLVCGATLISSCWVLTSAHCFKRYGNGTSTYKVRVGDYHTLVPEEHEDEYAVDKIVLHPRYHPQGNDYDLALVRLMRHGGHRGHSGECVRQSYAVLPVCLPGWRERAPKDLTKCYITGWGDTGRAYSKTLQQASITVLSKRHCERHYGNQLTSRMLCAGSALSGRHVDSCRGDSGGPLVCERGASWIVYGVTSWGHACRLQDSPGVYTKVSAFLPWITKVTNQ; via the exons ATGGAGGCGAGCGCGCGCTGCTCTTCCTCCGCGTGCCTGCcgctcttctttcttcttttgctCTGTGTCGCACCGACGTCCTCTTTCCTGAACCCGTTCAGCGAGTGCACGCAGAGCCGCGGGAGAGGCGCGTCATACCGCGGCTCGGTGGACGTCACGGAGTCGGGCGCGCGGTGCATGAACTGGAGCGAGGTGAGCGGCGTGACCGCGCGCTATCCAGGCAAAGGACTCGGCGAGCACAACTTCTGCAGGAACCCGGATGCCAGAATCCGGCCCTGGTGCTTCTTCCTCAACGCGCGTGGACGCGTCGACTGGGGTTACTGCGATTGTAAACAAG gctctGTGCGCCTGCAGGGTGGCAGGTCTAAGCTGGATGGGACAGTAGAGGTGTACATGAATGGTGTGTGGGGGACGATCTGTAGTAACGACTGGGACGACAGAGACGCTCATGTAGTGTGTCGACAGCTTGGGCTAGG GTTTAAAGCGCGAGCACGTGTGAGCTCCCTGTCTAGGCTGCCTCTGGCTGTAGTACACTGGAGGACAATCAGGTGCAGTGGGGGGGAAGTTGACTTACTGCAATGCCCTCGATCAGTTTGGAACGGAGGAGAGTGTGCTAACCAACAGGCTGCTGCTGTCACCTGCACTCCAGTAgagg cagtgtcaTTTGTGCCAGTGCGTCTTTCTGGAGGAGCGACTGCATACGAAGGCCGAGTAGAAGTGTATCATGCAGGGCAGTGGGGCACAGTGTGTGATGACCAGTGGGACAATAATGATGCTGAGGTTGTGTGCAGACAGCTGAGCCTggg tggcaCAGCTAAAGCCTGGGTCGGGGCGTATTTTGGTGCCGGCGTGGGCCGTGTGCTGCTGGATGAAGTAAGCTGTACAGGAAATGAGCTCTCTATAGAGCAGTGCCCGAAGACAGCGTGGGGAGAACACAACTGTGATCACAGTGAGGACGCCGGAGTGTCCTGCACGCCGCTTACAG ATGGATCGGTGCGCCTAGTGGGCGGAGCAGGAGGATTTGAGGGAAGGCTGGAGGTTCATTATCATGGCCgctggggaacagtgtgtgatgatggctggacaaacactaacacacaggtTGTCTGCAGACAGCTGGGATACAG GTCAGGGCAGAGTGCGAACCCGGAGCGCTTCGGCGTGCCGTTAGGGCCGATTTTACTGGACGACGTGAGCTGCACGGGGAAAGAGCCGACCCTCACGCACTGCGCCAGGAAGGAGTGGCTTCGACACGactgcaaacacacagaggACGTGGCTGTAGTCTGCAGCAGCCAACGTGTCGGGCATGGAGTGCCTACTa GTGTACCAGTTCGACTGGTGGGCGGTGAGAACGAGAGTGAAGGTCGGGTCGAAATTCTCTTGGCCGGCCAATGGGGGACGATCTGCGATGACGGATGGACGGACGAGGAcgcagaggtggtgtgtagacagCTGGGATACAG CGGTGAAGCCAAAGCCCGTGTCATGGCGTATTTTGGAGAAGGACGCGGCCCTATTCATGTCGACAGCATGAAGTGCACGGGGGCCGAGCGCTCCTTGGCCGACTGCATCAAGCAGCCAATAGGAAGCCACAACTGTCGCCATAGCGAAGACGCCGGAGTCATTTGTAACTACGGGCAACGGGACAACAGCACCCGGATCAAAG atgTTGCAAGTTCTGTGTGTGGTCTGAGgcccacacacactcggagGAAGAGGATCATCGGTGGACAGAACTCACTACG GGGCGGCTGGCCGTGGCAGGTTGCAGTGCGACTGCGTGGCTCTCAGTCAGACGGGCGACTTGTGTGTGGTGCCACTCTGATCAGTAGCTGTTGGGTGCTGACATCAGCACACTGTTTTAAGAg GTACGGTAATGGCACAAGCACCTACAAAGTACGAGTCGGCGATTATCACACCCTAGTTCCCGAGGAACACGAGGACGAATACGCCGTGGACAAAATCGTCCTTCATCCTCGCTATCATCCACAGGGCAACGACTACGACCTCGCTCTGGTGCGCCTGATGCGGCACGGAGGTCACCGAGGTCACAGCGGAGAGTGCGTGCGCCAGAGTTACGCTGTACTTCCTGTGTGCTTGCCAGGATGGAGGGAAAGAGCTCCGAAGGACTTGACTAAGTGCTACATTACTGGCTGGGGAGACACGG GCCGTGCGTATTCCAAAACCCTGCAGCAGGCATCCATCACGGTCCTAAGTAAGCGTCATTGCGAGCGTCACTACGGCAACCAGCTAACCAGCCGCATGCTCTGTGCTGGCTCGGCCCTCAGTGGTCGGCACGTGGACAGTTGCCGTGGTGACAGCGGTGGCCCGTTGGTGTGCGAGAGAGGTGCTAGCTGGATTGTGTATGGGGTCACATCCTGGGGTCATGCGTGCCGACTACAAGACTCTCCGGGGGTGTACACCAAAGTGTCCGCCTTCTTGCCTTGGATCACGAAGGTCACTAACCAATAG
- the prss12 gene encoding neurotrypsin isoform X3 — protein MEASARCSSSACLPLFFLLLLCVAPTSSFLNPFSECTQSRGRGASYRGSVDVTESGARCMNWSEVSGVTARYPGKGLGEHNFCRNPDARIRPWCFFLNARGRVDWGYCDCKQGSVRLQGGRSKLDGTVEVYMNGVWGTICSNDWDDRDAHVVCRQLGLGFKARARVSSLSRLPLAVVHWRTIRCSGGEVDLLQCPRSVWNGGECANQQAAAVTCTPVEAVSFVPVRLSGGATAYEGRVEVYHAGQWGTVCDDQWDNNDAEVVCRQLSLGGTAKAWVGAYFGAGVGRVLLDEVSCTGNELSIEQCPKTAWGEHNCDHSEDAGVSCTPLTDGSVRLVGGAGGFEGRLEVHYHGRWGTVCDDGWTNTNTQVVCRQLGYRSGQSANPERFGVPLGPILLDDVSCTGKEPTLTHCARKEWLRHDCKHTEDVAVVCSSQRVGHGVPTSVPVRLVGGENESEGRVEILLAGQWGTICDDGWTDEDAEVVCRQLGYSGEAKARVMAYFGEGRGPIHVDSMKCTGAERSLADCIKQPIGSHNCRHSEDAGVICNYGQRDNSTRIKDVASSVCGLRPTHTRRKRIIGGQNSLRGGWPWQVAVRLRGSQSDGRLVCGATLISSCWVLTSAHCFKRYGNGTSTYKVRVGDYHTLVPEEHEDEYAVDKIVLHPRYHPQGNDYDLALVRLMRHGGHRGHSGECVRQSYAVLPVCLPGWRERAPKDLTKCYITGWGDTEAIQKSRSRFKSLMIKPEAPRMRKTNMMKKYLR, from the exons ATGGAGGCGAGCGCGCGCTGCTCTTCCTCCGCGTGCCTGCcgctcttctttcttcttttgctCTGTGTCGCACCGACGTCCTCTTTCCTGAACCCGTTCAGCGAGTGCACGCAGAGCCGCGGGAGAGGCGCGTCATACCGCGGCTCGGTGGACGTCACGGAGTCGGGCGCGCGGTGCATGAACTGGAGCGAGGTGAGCGGCGTGACCGCGCGCTATCCAGGCAAAGGACTCGGCGAGCACAACTTCTGCAGGAACCCGGATGCCAGAATCCGGCCCTGGTGCTTCTTCCTCAACGCGCGTGGACGCGTCGACTGGGGTTACTGCGATTGTAAACAAG gctctGTGCGCCTGCAGGGTGGCAGGTCTAAGCTGGATGGGACAGTAGAGGTGTACATGAATGGTGTGTGGGGGACGATCTGTAGTAACGACTGGGACGACAGAGACGCTCATGTAGTGTGTCGACAGCTTGGGCTAGG GTTTAAAGCGCGAGCACGTGTGAGCTCCCTGTCTAGGCTGCCTCTGGCTGTAGTACACTGGAGGACAATCAGGTGCAGTGGGGGGGAAGTTGACTTACTGCAATGCCCTCGATCAGTTTGGAACGGAGGAGAGTGTGCTAACCAACAGGCTGCTGCTGTCACCTGCACTCCAGTAgagg cagtgtcaTTTGTGCCAGTGCGTCTTTCTGGAGGAGCGACTGCATACGAAGGCCGAGTAGAAGTGTATCATGCAGGGCAGTGGGGCACAGTGTGTGATGACCAGTGGGACAATAATGATGCTGAGGTTGTGTGCAGACAGCTGAGCCTggg tggcaCAGCTAAAGCCTGGGTCGGGGCGTATTTTGGTGCCGGCGTGGGCCGTGTGCTGCTGGATGAAGTAAGCTGTACAGGAAATGAGCTCTCTATAGAGCAGTGCCCGAAGACAGCGTGGGGAGAACACAACTGTGATCACAGTGAGGACGCCGGAGTGTCCTGCACGCCGCTTACAG ATGGATCGGTGCGCCTAGTGGGCGGAGCAGGAGGATTTGAGGGAAGGCTGGAGGTTCATTATCATGGCCgctggggaacagtgtgtgatgatggctggacaaacactaacacacaggtTGTCTGCAGACAGCTGGGATACAG GTCAGGGCAGAGTGCGAACCCGGAGCGCTTCGGCGTGCCGTTAGGGCCGATTTTACTGGACGACGTGAGCTGCACGGGGAAAGAGCCGACCCTCACGCACTGCGCCAGGAAGGAGTGGCTTCGACACGactgcaaacacacagaggACGTGGCTGTAGTCTGCAGCAGCCAACGTGTCGGGCATGGAGTGCCTACTa GTGTACCAGTTCGACTGGTGGGCGGTGAGAACGAGAGTGAAGGTCGGGTCGAAATTCTCTTGGCCGGCCAATGGGGGACGATCTGCGATGACGGATGGACGGACGAGGAcgcagaggtggtgtgtagacagCTGGGATACAG CGGTGAAGCCAAAGCCCGTGTCATGGCGTATTTTGGAGAAGGACGCGGCCCTATTCATGTCGACAGCATGAAGTGCACGGGGGCCGAGCGCTCCTTGGCCGACTGCATCAAGCAGCCAATAGGAAGCCACAACTGTCGCCATAGCGAAGACGCCGGAGTCATTTGTAACTACGGGCAACGGGACAACAGCACCCGGATCAAAG atgTTGCAAGTTCTGTGTGTGGTCTGAGgcccacacacactcggagGAAGAGGATCATCGGTGGACAGAACTCACTACG GGGCGGCTGGCCGTGGCAGGTTGCAGTGCGACTGCGTGGCTCTCAGTCAGACGGGCGACTTGTGTGTGGTGCCACTCTGATCAGTAGCTGTTGGGTGCTGACATCAGCACACTGTTTTAAGAg GTACGGTAATGGCACAAGCACCTACAAAGTACGAGTCGGCGATTATCACACCCTAGTTCCCGAGGAACACGAGGACGAATACGCCGTGGACAAAATCGTCCTTCATCCTCGCTATCATCCACAGGGCAACGACTACGACCTCGCTCTGGTGCGCCTGATGCGGCACGGAGGTCACCGAGGTCACAGCGGAGAGTGCGTGCGCCAGAGTTACGCTGTACTTCCTGTGTGCTTGCCAGGATGGAGGGAAAGAGCTCCGAAGGACTTGACTAAGTGCTACATTACTGGCTGGGGAGACACGG AAGCTATACAGAAATCAAGAAGCAGATTTAAATCCCTGATGATCAAACCTGAAGCGCCACGAATGAGGAAAACCAACATGATGAAGAAatacctgaggtga
- the prss12 gene encoding neurotrypsin isoform X4, producing MEASARCSSSACLPLFFLLLLCVAPTSSFLNPFSECTQSRGRGASYRGSVDVTESGARCMNWSEVSGVTARYPGKGLGEHNFCRNPDARIRPWCFFLNARGRVDWGYCDCKQGSVRLQGGRSKLDGTVEVYMNGVWGTICSNDWDDRDAHVVCRQLGLGFKARARVSSLSRLPLAVVHWRTIRCSGGEVDLLQCPRSVWNGGECANQQAAAVTCTPVEAVSFVPVRLSGGATAYEGRVEVYHAGQWGTVCDDQWDNNDAEVVCRQLSLGGTAKAWVGAYFGAGVGRVLLDEVSCTGNELSIEQCPKTAWGEHNCDHSEDAGVSCTPLTDGSVRLVGGAGGFEGRLEVHYHGRWGTVCDDGWTNTNTQVVCRQLGYRSGQSANPERFGVPLGPILLDDVSCTGKEPTLTHCARKEWLRHDCKHTEDVAVVCSSQRVGHGVPTSVPVRLVGGENESEGRVEILLAGQWGTICDDGWTDEDAEVVCRQLGYSGEAKARVMAYFGEGRGPIHVDSMKCTGAERSLADCIKQPIGSHNCRHSEDAGVICNYGQRDNSTRIKDVASSVCGLRPTHTRRKRIIGGQNSLRGGWPWQVAVRLRGSQSDGRLVCGATLISSCWVLTSAHCFKRPLGVCHPDPPLALLGSGLAFRRRQHRFRKKSSPCNGTLCRLSGKGHFVSAVQRHF from the exons ATGGAGGCGAGCGCGCGCTGCTCTTCCTCCGCGTGCCTGCcgctcttctttcttcttttgctCTGTGTCGCACCGACGTCCTCTTTCCTGAACCCGTTCAGCGAGTGCACGCAGAGCCGCGGGAGAGGCGCGTCATACCGCGGCTCGGTGGACGTCACGGAGTCGGGCGCGCGGTGCATGAACTGGAGCGAGGTGAGCGGCGTGACCGCGCGCTATCCAGGCAAAGGACTCGGCGAGCACAACTTCTGCAGGAACCCGGATGCCAGAATCCGGCCCTGGTGCTTCTTCCTCAACGCGCGTGGACGCGTCGACTGGGGTTACTGCGATTGTAAACAAG gctctGTGCGCCTGCAGGGTGGCAGGTCTAAGCTGGATGGGACAGTAGAGGTGTACATGAATGGTGTGTGGGGGACGATCTGTAGTAACGACTGGGACGACAGAGACGCTCATGTAGTGTGTCGACAGCTTGGGCTAGG GTTTAAAGCGCGAGCACGTGTGAGCTCCCTGTCTAGGCTGCCTCTGGCTGTAGTACACTGGAGGACAATCAGGTGCAGTGGGGGGGAAGTTGACTTACTGCAATGCCCTCGATCAGTTTGGAACGGAGGAGAGTGTGCTAACCAACAGGCTGCTGCTGTCACCTGCACTCCAGTAgagg cagtgtcaTTTGTGCCAGTGCGTCTTTCTGGAGGAGCGACTGCATACGAAGGCCGAGTAGAAGTGTATCATGCAGGGCAGTGGGGCACAGTGTGTGATGACCAGTGGGACAATAATGATGCTGAGGTTGTGTGCAGACAGCTGAGCCTggg tggcaCAGCTAAAGCCTGGGTCGGGGCGTATTTTGGTGCCGGCGTGGGCCGTGTGCTGCTGGATGAAGTAAGCTGTACAGGAAATGAGCTCTCTATAGAGCAGTGCCCGAAGACAGCGTGGGGAGAACACAACTGTGATCACAGTGAGGACGCCGGAGTGTCCTGCACGCCGCTTACAG ATGGATCGGTGCGCCTAGTGGGCGGAGCAGGAGGATTTGAGGGAAGGCTGGAGGTTCATTATCATGGCCgctggggaacagtgtgtgatgatggctggacaaacactaacacacaggtTGTCTGCAGACAGCTGGGATACAG GTCAGGGCAGAGTGCGAACCCGGAGCGCTTCGGCGTGCCGTTAGGGCCGATTTTACTGGACGACGTGAGCTGCACGGGGAAAGAGCCGACCCTCACGCACTGCGCCAGGAAGGAGTGGCTTCGACACGactgcaaacacacagaggACGTGGCTGTAGTCTGCAGCAGCCAACGTGTCGGGCATGGAGTGCCTACTa GTGTACCAGTTCGACTGGTGGGCGGTGAGAACGAGAGTGAAGGTCGGGTCGAAATTCTCTTGGCCGGCCAATGGGGGACGATCTGCGATGACGGATGGACGGACGAGGAcgcagaggtggtgtgtagacagCTGGGATACAG CGGTGAAGCCAAAGCCCGTGTCATGGCGTATTTTGGAGAAGGACGCGGCCCTATTCATGTCGACAGCATGAAGTGCACGGGGGCCGAGCGCTCCTTGGCCGACTGCATCAAGCAGCCAATAGGAAGCCACAACTGTCGCCATAGCGAAGACGCCGGAGTCATTTGTAACTACGGGCAACGGGACAACAGCACCCGGATCAAAG atgTTGCAAGTTCTGTGTGTGGTCTGAGgcccacacacactcggagGAAGAGGATCATCGGTGGACAGAACTCACTACG GGGCGGCTGGCCGTGGCAGGTTGCAGTGCGACTGCGTGGCTCTCAGTCAGACGGGCGACTTGTGTGTGGTGCCACTCTGATCAGTAGCTGTTGGGTGCTGACATCAGCACACTGTTTTAAGAg ACCCTTGGGGGTATGCCATCCTGATCCGCCGCTGGCACTGCTAGGAAGCGGCTTGGCATTCCGAAGGAGGCAGCATCGTTTCCGGAAAAAGTCCTCACCGTGTAACGGGACACTGTGCCGCCTGTCTGGCAAAGGACACTTCGTTTCCGCTGTGCAGCGACACTTTTAG